A DNA window from Pseudarthrobacter sp. W1I19 contains the following coding sequences:
- the tatC gene encoding twin-arginine translocase subunit TatC, producing the protein MALWDHLKELKNRLIKSAIGVVIGGIGGWILYDPLLKALAEPVTRISEQTGGLAAINFGSIASPFDFKLQMSLLIGVVISSPIWIYQLWAFITPGLTSKERRYTLGYMAAAVPLFLAGIYAGWIVVPQVVHALTQFTPEGSSSVIDARTYIEFVTRMVLVLGVAFLVPVVLVGINMAGIISGRTILQAWRITVFLVFVLAAIAAPGADAISMFMLAGPLLVLFFAAIGICLMNDKRRERRQAKRMAETEATADIATPGSELKNL; encoded by the coding sequence ATGGCTCTTTGGGACCACCTCAAAGAGCTGAAGAACCGGCTGATCAAGTCGGCTATTGGCGTCGTCATAGGCGGCATCGGAGGCTGGATACTTTACGATCCGCTGCTGAAGGCACTGGCCGAGCCGGTCACCCGTATATCGGAGCAGACCGGCGGGCTTGCTGCCATCAACTTCGGCAGCATTGCGTCCCCGTTTGATTTCAAGCTCCAAATGTCACTGCTTATCGGCGTGGTCATTTCCAGCCCGATCTGGATCTACCAGCTTTGGGCCTTTATCACCCCGGGCCTGACATCCAAGGAGCGACGCTACACGCTGGGCTACATGGCGGCTGCGGTCCCGCTGTTCCTGGCAGGCATCTATGCCGGCTGGATTGTGGTGCCCCAGGTTGTCCATGCCCTGACCCAGTTCACGCCGGAGGGTTCCTCCAGCGTCATTGATGCCCGGACGTACATTGAGTTCGTGACCCGGATGGTGCTGGTTCTGGGTGTCGCCTTCCTGGTGCCCGTGGTTCTGGTAGGCATTAACATGGCCGGCATCATCTCCGGCCGCACCATCCTCCAGGCCTGGCGCATCACGGTGTTCCTGGTATTCGTCCTTGCCGCCATCGCCGCCCCGGGGGCGGACGCGATTTCAATGTTTATGTTGGCCGGTCCACTTCTGGTGCTCTTTTTCGCCGCCATCGGCATCTGCCTGATGAATGACAAACGCCGTGAACGCCGCCAAGCGAAGCGGATGGCCGAGACCGAGGCAACAGCTGACATCGCCACCCCGGGCAGTGAGCTGAAGAACCTCTAG
- the tatA gene encoding Sec-independent protein translocase subunit TatA, whose translation MGRLFEGPWPIVIIIIVALLLFAAPKLPAMARSLGQSMRIIKSEVKEMKNDGKTDTTDASGPVEGTIVNHPKAKPGEPTDGTDVPPSNRA comes from the coding sequence GTGGGAAGACTCTTTGAAGGCCCCTGGCCCATCGTTATTATTATCATCGTCGCTTTGCTTCTCTTCGCCGCCCCCAAGCTTCCGGCCATGGCGCGCAGCCTTGGCCAGTCCATGCGGATCATCAAATCCGAGGTCAAGGAAATGAAGAACGACGGCAAGACGGACACCACCGATGCATCAGGCCCGGTGGAAGGCACCATCGTCAACCACCCCAAGGCGAAGCCCGGCGAGCCGACAGACGGCACTGACGTTCCGCCGTCGAACCGCGCCTGA